A window of the Chaetodon trifascialis isolate fChaTrf1 chromosome 9, fChaTrf1.hap1, whole genome shotgun sequence genome harbors these coding sequences:
- the LOC139336745 gene encoding protein FAM222B-like, with amino-acid sequence MLACLPASGDPTIRLLSRTQMNTGLQKWETTQKMRSASYPTPAELDAYAKKVANSPLTIQIFPNSVKVPQRKHIRRTVNGLDTSSSSQRHSPYPSQVSSSRGLLAVLRAPAKGVIKESDGSRARQLQKAIMNPHSGPYATQSTLNLPQPAPHLQGPSQPAVQAAQKQGTVHPQALQQSMTHPMTLQQPHTMPHPQALQQRSMAHSQALQRQQSLSQVQTSQQQRLAHPQGIQRQPSLPHTQALQQQQQSQSCPPVVPQQHLSHLQTLKHQPAPPQALLTQQGVTQDLRHMSDGAQHPSLQHTQGLVGSQPLPQAVGAGPPAVPNSLQQPPPGAFGPRKLPDADAPPNVTVSTSTIPLSMAASLHQNRPGDLSSIVHQINQLCQARAGMGTTSVCEGQIANPSPISRNLLINASSRVSSHHPALGSVPSCLMVGPPDKATAQTASAALHSQPNIAATNSIPAFHTDPEKVHLQQQQQQQQQQQLQHHLHQQKQQQQQQLQQQHLQQLQQQQQRSWAQHQLAHMQQPPEGAHPCKNPRMEPPTECAFPSRNLSYSHKLPNTAQFPLKHPVEKQRPSSPVNCPGGSLPYINGHYMQPPWCSIPATAGNNGSGPQDLPVVFQGAQAAASADRIPGAKYRPGKEGPTGQSKLMQNVDFLGGDFQMPSFQEQNMDVMEKMHRSAMGQVQEPNNSGAVHTHHPGYR; translated from the exons ATGCTGGCCTGTCTGCCAGCATCAGGTGACCCTACCATCAGACTTCTCTCCCGCACGCAGATGAACACTGGACTTCAGAAAT GGGAAACTACACAGAAGATGAGATCTGCCAGCTATCCAACCCCAGCAGAGTTGGATGCCTATGCTAAGAAAGTTGCCAACAGCCCTCTGACCATCCAGATATTCCCCAACAGTGTCAAAGTACCTCAAAGGAAGCACATTCGCCGCACAGTCAACGGGCTTGACACGTCCTCGTCCAGCCAGCGCCACAGTCCCTACCCCTCTCAGGTCAGCTCCAGTAGGGGCCTGCTGGCTGTCCTCCGCGCGCCTGCCAAAGGCGTCATCAAAGAGTCGGACGGTAGCCGCGCCCGACAGCTTCAGAAGGCCATCATGAACCCTCACAGCGGGCCGTAcgccactcaaagcactttaaaTCTTCCTCAACCTGCTCCTCACCTGCAGGGCCCCTCTCAGCCTGCAGTCCAGGCAGCCCAGAAACAGGGTACAGTTCACCCACAGGCACTACAGCAGAGCATGACTCATCCAATGACCTTACAGCAGCCTCACACTATGCCTCACCCGCAGGCTTTACAGCAAAGGAGCATGGCTCATTCACAAGCTCTGCAGCGACAGCAGAGCTTGTCCCAAGTTCAGACTTCACAGCAGCAAAGATTGGCTCACCCGCAAGGCATCCAGAGGCAGCCGAGTCTGCCTCACACCCAGGctctacagcagcagcagcagagccagtcCTGTCCACCAGTCGTACCACAGCAGCATCTTTCTCATCTGCAGACACTAAAGCATCAGCCGGCTCCTCCGCAAGCTTTACTCACACAGCAAGGTGTGACTCAGGATCTGCGCCACATGTCTGATGGAGCTCAGCATCCGAGCCTGCAGCACACCCAGGGGCTAGTTGGTTCACAGCCCCTTCCCCAGGCTGTGGGTGCGGGACCTCCTGCTGTACCTAACAGCCTCCAGCAGCCGCCACCGGGGGCATTTGGGCCCCGGAAGCTCCCTGATGCAGACGCCCCACCAAATGTAACTGTATCTACCTCCACCATCCCACTGTCCATGGCAGCCAGCCTGCATCAGAACCGGCCTGGTGACCTGAGCAGCATTGTGCACCAAATCAACCAGTTGTGCCAGGCGCGGGCTGGCATGGGCACCACCTCAGTCTGTGAGGGCCAGATTGCAAACCCCAGCCCCATCAGCCGCAACCTGCTGATCAACGCCAGCTCAAGGGTGTCCTCTCACCACCCGGCTCTGGGCTCTGTGCCCAGCTGCCTCATGGTAGGACCCCCAGACAAAGCTACGGCTCAGACTGCCAGTGCTGCTCTCCATTCACAGCCCAATATAGCTGCTACTAACAGTATACCTGCCTTTCACACGGACCCAGAGAAGgtacacctgcagcagcagcaacaacaacagcagcagcagcagcttcagcaccaTTTACAtcagcagaaacaacagcagcagcaacagttacagcagcaacatttacaacaactacagcagcagcagcagcgctccTGGGCTCAGCATCAACTGGCCCACATGCAGCAGCCGCCTGAGGGAGCCCATCCCTGCAAGAACCCCAGGATGGAGCCTCCAACTGAGTGTGCTTTCCCCTCTCGAAACCTCAGCTATTCCCACAAGCTACCTAACACTGCACAGTTTCCTCTAAAACACCCCGTAGAAAAACAGCGACCTTCATCCCCAGTCAACTGCCCGGGAGGTTCACTGCCTTACATTAATGGCCACTACATGCAGCCGCCGTGGTGCAGCATCCCAGCCACAGCAGGTAACAATGGATCCGGTCCTCAGGACCTCCCAGTGGTTTTCCAGGGTGCGCAGGCTGCTGCCTCTGCGGACCGCATCCCAGGGGCAAAGTACCGGCCAGGTAAAGAGGGTCCTACTGGTCAGTCCAAGCTGATGCAGAATGTGGATTTCTTAGGAGGGGACTTCCAGATGCCCAGCTTTCAGGAGCAGAACATGGATGTGATGGAGAAGATGCACCGGTCAGCCATGGGTCAAGTTCAGGAGCCCAACAACAGTGGAGCTGTTCACACTCATCACCCAGGCTACCGTTAA